The nucleotide window CAGGCAATGAGAGCAATAATCAATGACCGGAGATATGGTGCTCTAAAATCTCTTGGTGAGCGGAAGCAAGCTTTTAATGAGGTATCTCTCCTAGTAGGCATTTGATGATGATGCAGTTGATGGAAAATTTTCCCTTTCCAGTTGATGTTTTGGTTACATAACAAATATCTGGAATGGGTCAATTGCTGCTTCAATGTTTCAGCATACTGTACTTAAAAAAAGATAAGATCTATAGCTTAATATGTAAGTTCTGTGTTCTGTTCCAGTATCTAAGCCATAAGAAAAAACTGGAAGCTGAAGAGAGACGTATTAAACAGAAGAAAGCTCGGGAAGATTTCAGGATAATGTTAGAAGTAAGCGAAATGTTctttttatgattttcttttgTGAGTTTCTTCCATTTGATATATCTGAATGTGTAAGACACTTGGTATATTTCACTTATTTAAAAAACGATTTGATAATTTTCACAACAATTGCTGTTATTTTTCAATCTTCCACAGGAGTGCAAGGAGCTGGCACCATCTACAAGATGGAGGTTTGTCTTTCATTTGTAATGCTAAGTTGTATGCTGCTGGTTTTCTGTTCTTGATCATTGTTTGTATTTTTTGTGTACCTTGAATTTGCTCCATCATTTGTGCAAGTTCAGTTTGATCCACTAACTATCTGCTATTGGTTATTCAGTAAGGCAATCTCCATATTTGAACATGATGAACGTTTTAAAGCTGTTGAACGAGCAAAAGATCGTGAGGACCTTTTTGAAGATTATATGGAGGAACTTGAGAAAAAGGTGAATCTTCTTCCACATAGTTAGTAAAGGAAGGCACTTACAAGAAGTTTTGGATTGCCCTTGCGTCGATCAATTCTTCTCTGCTTGTATTTGTTAGAATCCAGCATTGGTTAAGTTGCAGGCTGTAATTTCCTTGTATGATCTTGGACAAGCCTCACTAATTGAGTTAGCCTTTCATGTTGAGTTAGGCACAAGCCACAAGGTCCATTTTCTTAAACATGGTATTAGAGGCAGATTTATTCTGATGCTAGACTATTCAATGTTAGCCCACCAAGGTTACTCAACACCCCAAAAGTGTCCAGTCTTGGGTGTGCAATTTATGTGTTAGAATCCCACATCGGTTCGGCTTATGGGTAGTAGTTTCCTTTATATGGTCTTGGACAATCTTAAACATGGTTTAAGAGGCAGACCTATCCTGATGCTAGACTATTCAATATTACCCACGTAGGTTACTCGATGCTCTGTCCAGTCTTGGGCATGTGATTAATGTGTTAGAATCCCTCATCAGTTAGGTGTATGGACTGTAGTTtccttatatggtcttggacAATTCTCCCCACCTTAGCTTTCAGAATTGAGTTAGGTTCTCGGTTCATTACCTTAACAATATTCATTCCATTCCCTCTGCAAAACGTCTTTTAATTTGTTACCCTTTTTTTTGGTATAAAGAGGGAAAAAATAAGTGTTTTtaaagtttcaacttaaaatctagTGTTCATTGAATAAATTTTAAATGGGTTCTCAAGGGGCGACAGCATTTTAAATTTGTTCACCAATGGATTCCAATTTAAACAGACTTTATTGGTATTTTGCACACACTTTCTTATCTTCACTCTTCCGTCTTTCCTGTATTGAGTGTAATTTTGCTTGAATCGAAACCATGAAACGCTTCTTTCTCCCTCCCTCTGCTGCTCCCTTTCGCCCCAAAAAATAGAAGAAGTGGTCTGCTTTAAAGAGAAATTTTATCTTATTACTTTGTACTGAACCATTTTTAGGAGCGTGCAAGGGCATTGGAGGAGCAGAAGCGCAACCGAGTGGagtatttagaatttttaaaatcCTGTGACTTTATTAAGGTATTTGTCCTAGTGGAATTAGCATCAGTTCCTATATTATGTTTTTCCATTTCCAGGAGGTAGAGctttcttttgttgctgacttctTTTGTTCAGGCCAGCAGCCAGTGGCGGAAAGTTCAGGACcgcttagaagatgatgaaagatGCTCTTGCCTTGAGAAAATTGACCGTTTGGAGATTTTCCAGGTAGTTCTTATTTTTCttacacaatttttttttaacatcTCATTTTTTAAGCACCAGGATTGAAGTTATGTTGcaacctttttttttcttgttctttttctgtACATTAGGAATATATACGTGATTTAGAGAGGGAAGAGGAGGAGCACAGGAAACTGCGGATGGTATATTGTTAATTGGACTCTGGGGTTTTCCATTAAGTTTACCTTTTGAGACTTCGTTTTATCTCTTTCTTACTGAACATATACCACGGATTCAAATAGGATGAAATGAGGAAAGCAGAACGTAAAAATCGTGATGAGTTCCGAAAACTGATGGAAGAGCATGTTGCTGCGGGAATACTTAATGCAAAAACTAACTGGCGTGATTATTGCATTAAGGTTATTAATTCTTTCTTACTTTCCCTGAGAGTGATTATattcattaatttcctttttgttttgtgttcTTTTTGAATTTCATAACCAAGaatttccttctttattttttgtgcTTTCAGGTCAAAGATTTACCTGCATATCTGGCTGTCTCATCAAATACCTCAGGGCCAAAAGCAAAAGACTTATTTCAAGATGTTTTTGATGAGCTGGAGAAACAGGTGAACATAGGTTGCTAATATCTCTCTAAGTAGTACATTGGCTCACAAATGTATTGGTGAAGTTTCTTATGGCGTGGGAGATATGTTTCATGTGAATTTCTGTGGATGATAGCATTTTGTTTTTTATTGTTGATTAGTATTACCAAATCATGCTTAGTTCGGCCTAATATCAAAGAGGAAAAGGAGGTACTGATGGAAATAATATTGTAGGATATGGAATTTAGAGGTTAGAGAAAAAGGACTATACTTTTGTGGCACAATTGCTATGTGAAAAGGTGTGCACACAGATTTTCTTTTTATAAGGTTTTCATATTCTTTCCACTAGACAAACACAGATTGAATTTACAAACTGAGTGTTCTGCAGAGATCATGGTGCCAAACAACCAAATTGATTTTTTAAAGCAAGCAAGGACTAAATTGGTGATATATCTGTCAACTACAGTTTGTAACGGGATTTATTAAATCAGCCGTTAGAAAATTTTCAATCTGAAGCATTTTAGTCAATTACCAGTTGAAGCCTGACATGCCTCCACGATCTTCTCTGTTTGCTCTTCTATCAGAGACAGAATCTCCGACAGATTCTACTAGTGCAAGCTTCATGATATAAACTTTGCTCTTTTCTTGAGAAGCATAAACTAGAGGGAAGGCTTTCTTAAAGAAAACATAAACTACAGCGTTACGTGTATTTTGGGTGATGCATTAATATTTAGTAGAAGGTTACTAGTACTTAGAGTGATCCATTGATATTTAGTTGTCATTTCTGATGATATGATCACCTGAATGATGCACCTTAGCACATCTTTGGATGGCACTCTAGCTTAGCATTACAAGTAGTTGCATACTGGAAGAACTGCAAGTTCTTGTACAATGTTTCAACAACTCTCTCCTCCACCCTATTGTATGGAAACGTTATCTTGTTACGCAAGCGCACCTGTAGGTGCATAGTGTCTGTTGGGAGAAATTTTGCTTTTGAAATATCATTGTAAATGGGCCTTAGTTACTGAAAATATGTTTGACTAGCATGCGTGTCAAAAAGAAATGTCATTGTGAATGGGTTAGAATAATTGCTTTAACAAAAGGAATCTTACAAAGAAACAGTATCAGCTTGATACTGTTTTTTCTAATAAAATCTTACCtcatcaaaaaagaaaatttctttaacaaaaggaGGCCTTACTTAAAGAAGATATGTTCGGCTAGCATGCTTGTCAAAGTCTGTCATTTGTTCATTGGGAGGATAATTGCTGTATTTTGGATTATCTGAAGAACCTTGAAAAGTTGATTTCAATAGCAGTTTTTGAAGTCCTCAAGTCCCtagaaattttgggaagttcTTTTTATGCAATTCCCAACACAGAAGAATCTTTGCAGGAAAAAGGGTTTAGGATCTTACATACTTCCCAAAATGCTTATTAGAtacaagtttaaaaaaaaaatttgatatATCAAAAGACAACGGCTGGGTGTGGATAAGAAAGGAGTATACATGTGAGAAGACTTGCTTTCTATAAGGCGATGTTAACTGTCAAACATCAATTGTAATCCAAAGGTTATGGAATTATTAAGCTATCATATAGCCAAATTGTATAACATTTACACTTCTAAAGAGATGAAGAATGCGTTATATTGGTAACATCTAGGGTCAAAGCATTATGAATTCATGAGAGGCAGTTACCAATCTTAAACTCCttatcaaagaaaaagaaaaccatTGGTAAAGAAATGGAAGGAGAATTTGGACTAGAGTTATTCTCTCGGAAATGATTAGATGTTTCATTTCCTATTCTATAAGACGCAATAGGGGAAAAAAAAAGGTTAACCTGCTAGATGAATTTTATGTCTCACATGATTATTGCTTTTTACTTTGCATTCACTCATTTGTATGGAGGCCATATTTCCTTGGGATTTGGAGGTAACCAATAACTACTTCCCACTAGAGAAATTTCACTTAGAAACCAAGTTCCTAAACTCAAGCCTCTTTTGGCCTTTGGCTAGACACTTCTACTAACTAAAAGatatattcttttattttctgcCCCTTCCTAAAAGAATTCAAGTTAATGATCAGATTTATCCGTATTTATCTCTTTGCTTGATGAAAGAGGTCCATGCTGGTATCCTCAGCATAATAATGATCATGTTCCCACTCTCCTTCAATgattgaattttgtcataatttcTTAGATGCGCCTTCGAAATATAGTCAGATGTTGacatccttttttttcttttgagataAAGATGCCGACTTCTATGCTTAAAGTTTGTATTACTGTTAACGTACAGAACTGATTCTTGTTAACAGAGATACGGTTCAATAATTTTTGCTTTTATCCAAACTGTGGTGCTTGATTTTGCCTTCAAATTCAACCTGATCAATGCAATCAAGTCAACTGCGTTGTGGTATTTCAGATGTCCTAACAAATGGAGAAATGATGTATTCATGACAAAAATTTCATGCCATCATCCTGCTTGTTATTTATAGACTTAATGGTAACTCAAATGCATGGACAAGGCTCCATATAATATCCTATTTTGGTTATCTTGCTGCAGTATCTTGATGACAAGTCACGCATTAGAGATGCAATTAGGATGGCTGAGGTAACCATTACCCTTCATATTTAACCACTGCGGTGCTTTGGCTAGTACCTAATATTTTTGCTGAGCCTCTGTTTTCAGATAGGACTGACATCAACCTGGACGcttgaagattttaaggttgcaATTTCAAAGGATATTAGCTCTCCACCAATATCAGATACCAACTTAAAGGTCTAATTATGGCTAAGACACTGTATATTCTGTTCCACATCGAACTTTTGTTAGAATTGAGTTTTAAGTGAAACTAAAGAGCGCTCTTTCACTATATAAATCTGTATATATTTGTCTCCTTTTTGTGTTTGGTGAGGTGCTGAGTAAGTTGATTGGACTGAGTGGTAAGGCGTAAGGGGTACTTCCATGTTATGTTTCATTGGAAGCTGGTCACTTTATGAAAGCTAAATTGGCAACTCCTAGGTCGTCAGTCAGCTGGGCTTAGTGTCATTTTTCATTAGTATCAGCCACAAGCCCACAACTTATACCGTATAAAATTTTGCATCTTTTGATAATGGAGTTAAAAGAAGACTTGTGCGTCGGTTAACAAGTAAACCTGAAACCTTCTAGCAAAAAGGCGAGGACCACGTTGATCCAACATTTGGTGTTAGTTTCTGCTTTTACTGAAGGCTATTTCCTGAAAAGAGCTGCAGAAGAGTGGGTCATTGGAATTGCTAGTTTTAATGTCATCCGCTAATGCTGGAAGGTTTTTGCTTCTATTGTCGTGCGACCATTCCCATAGTTACTTTATTTCTTTCCTGGACAGCGGTGCTTAATATTACACCTACAGCACATATCTCAAGTTGCTTAATGCAAAGCAGTTTGCCTTGTTTCTGTTTTTTATGGTTAGATGTACATTAAGTAATAGCTATAGAGGGTTAGAGTTTTACTCTACAAATTTGGTGAAACAACATAACTGGATGAtatcaaaattattttgtatttttgtaatgGGGATATTCTCATTCTTCAAATATCATTTGGGTGTTGGAAATTCTTTATGTTCATGGTTTAAACCTATAATCTATGTACTCGGGAATTGCAAGGTATCTTATCGAGGACTTATGCTTAGACagttggttggcttcttgtatgCTTACGGTAAACTTTTAACATTTCAAAACCTTTGTAAGGTACTTTGTTAAAAAATAGCCATATTATATGAGGGATTACTCCAAAAAGATGATAATAGTACTTTTAAAGAACTTATCCCCCTTGCCTTTCCAAATGGAGGAATAAGAAGTCATACACGGACTATGTTGCATCTTCTGCCATGCTTCCTTTCAAAACTTTCTGCTCTATGCTTTTGGACATGCCGAGTCATTGAGTATTGAAGTTGCTTGTTTCATCCAAACAGTTTGTCTTTGAAGAGTTACTGGAAAGGGCCagggagagagaagaaaaagaagctaAAAGACGTAAACGTCTAGCAGATGAATTCTATGAACTTCTGCATACATCAAAGGTATAGTAAACAGTTTATAATCTCTCACATTGCAACGATCCCATGACGTTTTCCTTAAAACAGTATATCTATTTTGCTCTGATTGCAGGAAATTACTGCATCATCAAAATGGGAGGATTGCAAATCCATCTTCGGAGATAGGCACGGAGCTACTTTGGCTTTTATTGATCTGGAATTAGTAATCATTACTGCAAGGATCATATCTTTGGAAACTCtgataattgatattattttcaaaaactaaCTCCAATATTCTAATCCCATTAATTCACATACTTCTAAAAAATAACTTAGAATAGTCAATATGATGAATAATATGTTGCTTATGTTCCTCAACGTTTAAGTTGGCTATGTCTTTTATAGTATAGCGTGAATTACCATTTCACGAAATCACTTTTAATTACTTGTCGCTCAAAGGAAATGGGTTGATATCAATTATTAGTTGTTTCAACACCGAGAGTTTAATACCTAGCAGTTACTAGTTTTTTCATTTCTGATATTTGTGGATTGTTTCTAGATCCCAATGAAGTAATTATTATGATCTCTACTTTTAACTTGTCTATCCTCTTTTGCTGTAACAAAATGCTTTTGATATTTAATAGTCTTCTTTACTCATACTCTCACATTCTCATTATGTCGTAACATTGAATGGATTATTTTTGCTGTTATTATTTTACAGAATAATGGGCGAAGAGAGCTTTCttctggaaatatttgacaaatTCATTAGTGAActaaaagaaaaggcaaaagagAAGGAGCGGAAGCGGCAAGAGGATAAGGTACTTGACTTACTACAAACCCTTATTCTCCTCTCGCTTTCGTATTTTGGGTTATAGATGTGGTATGGATGTGATATTGGTTGATATGGATTGTCTTCTATTTTCTTTCTGAAAATTTTAGATTCACCCTTATTGAACCATAAGATTCTAAGGAGTTCTCTTTAAACCTATGTGTCTTGGACTCATATGTGGGTATCCGGTACGGGTGGGGATCTAGAGGTCAGATTCTGCATTACATAAATATTTGGATTTGGGGGTATTCCGAGTGCGGATACGGGTGCTGAGATACAACAAATAAATGTATATTGCGACATAAAAAGGATATATTCGGTTAATTTAAGTTATTGAactgaaacaaataaaaaattactTCTTTATAAACGCCTAATATTTTATTTGTAAGATATTGCGTGTAATAGCAAAGGATTCTCATACTCTATGTATACGACATAAACCCAAAAATTAGGCCTATTAACAAATCAGTATATACATCTTGGTCATAGATGTAGTCAAAGCATCCAAGGTAAGCTGACTAGCGTTGAATTATGGCTCTGCAGGcaagaaaagagaaggaaaggaaagatagagaaaagaagaaggaaaagcaTAGAAGGGATAAAGACAGAGGGGATAAAAGCAGAAAAGAGAGGGAAAGAACCAAGAAAGATGGCACAGACAGCGAGAAGGCTGATACATACAGTTTCGAGGAGATCAAAAGGTTAGGAAGTGACAGAGATAAGAAACACCGCAAGCGGCATATGAGTTCCTTTGatgacaatgaaaatgagaaAGATCATTCAAGAAATTCTTACAGACATGATAATGATCATAAGAAGTCAAAACAGGTCTGAtatcatctttgaaaatatctGAAGATTAGGGAGAAACTTTCTAATGCATAGAGCTTTGATGTAATAGGTCGACCAGCACGTGTGGAGTTCTGAAGTTAATTCTGAGGGCCAGCATAAGAAACAAAAGCGAGATCATCGGAGTGGTTCTCTTAGGGATGGTGACAATGAGGATCATAAAGATGGGGAATTTGGTGAGGATGGAGAAGTTCGGTAGCTTTTTTGCTCTCAAAATGACCTTTTATATGTTCATTTTGTTGTGTAAATATAAAGTAGCAATGATATATTGTCCCCTCCCCCACcttcccaaaaaagaaaaaggaaaaaggactTGATGATAATGTTATTTGGCAATTGATTGTAGTTGCAGCAAAGTCAATTCTTGTTTTGGTTTAGATATTTTACAAGCAGATGTTCTGGTGGCATTATTTAGCTCAGGAATATAATTTGGAAGGTGCTGATTCATGCATCAACTTCTTTTATCCTTTGACCAGTCCAAAAACTTATATGCAGTGAAGCAACAGAAGTTAGTTATATGCCATGGACATTGACAAACAAATGAATTTTTAGAAAGCTCGGACCTCGTTAACTTCAATTTTAATGCCCTATGTTTTTCTTTTATGCTTTTCTTAGTTGAAAGTTCAGGCGTGACATATAATGGCTGAGCAAGACGAGTGCATCTGACTTGGGGGGTGCAATTCTGGTATGGTAGGTGCACTTGCAGTTTCTTCCATTCTAGCTTAGACGTAGGTAATTTCCATATTGAAGGCCAGAGGAGTTGTTCTTCAGGTCCTTCACTTCAGAGATGTCTTATTTATAATATGGCTGATATTGGAGCGGTGGGACCAATTATCCAGGGAAGGAGTCATCGCAGTGAACTACAGCAAATAGAATTTCTGATTTGCATCCGTGGTTAggttttattttcatttatttgGTTTGTTGGGGGAAATTACCAGTTATGTCCGTCCATAAGTAAATTAATACATATTATAgcaaattcataaaatattactaatattagttaAATTCTATCAAtgttagccaattagctatttgcaACCAAAAAAGGttaaatattttactttcttttgagtAGGTGTTCTTGGAATAGGAGTTTGAATcttagttttgggatgatttagtGGACTGTTAAGGTGGTTTGAATTtaaaattcgaagtagaagaacatggaaaaagatgaatgtgtatcatttgtgtagtATCTATCATGTGTATCAAATGTATATCTATGTGTACGTATGTGTGGATACACGTGTGATATATATTTGATACATATATTGCTGACGAATTTTTAAACTCGATTTTAACTGAGTTTTGATGTCAAATCAGCCCAAATCATCTCCAATCTTGCTCAATTTTTATTTATTGCCTCATCTGTATGTTTCAACTAATTCAACCTATGcccattgaattttttttttttgcctaattttttaaatattgtgTATCACTGGTAGTGAATTTTGACTCCAAAGTAGTCTAATTCACCTTCAAAATtgtcaaattttgtatattgtctTATCTATGTATTTTCAATGAATCGTACAATGCACATTAAGAATTTTTTTTGCCTATGTTCTTTTAATATTGTATATCATTGGTAATtgtattttttggctatttttggtAGTATAACGAAATTTTGGTAAATATTGTCTTTTTTCGGTACGTTCCCGTAagatttcctttttattttgataaggtaaataatATTATTAGCAATGGAAATATTCCTGTATACAAGaggtataccaaaaagtagagtGTCTACAACAAAACATTCTCTacagaacacccaatcatctatACAAATATGAATTTTAAGGGTGcatcagaaagcaatcaaagacATAAAGCTACTCCTTAAATGAACAAAATCATTCTCAATCCCTTCAAAAGttctcttatttttctctttctacACGACTTACATAAGAGCTAACGGAACAATTTTCCTTGGCTTTTGTCTTTTCGCCCTACATCTACCATCCTAACTGTGCTTGCCATCACCCATTGAATGCCAAAGAAATTCAAAACACCCTCCACAAACTCGATGCCACTTTGCGATGCACCAATGGATGATCAACTTTTTCACCTGAACATTTATACATATAACACCAATTGACATGACTACTGTTTTTCTTCCTCAGATTTTCGCTTGTTAGAATCACTCCCCTTGCTGCCAACCACGCGAAAAAGCACACTTTCCTAGGTATCCAAATCAAAGAATATGGAAAGTGTGCCTTTACTATGGAAGAAAGATTTGACTGCGAACAAACCGTTACTCCTCAACGCCCATCTCCATGAGTCAGTGTTGAAGTATGGCCTGCTTTGCCTGTAGAGTAATTCCAACAACCTTTGAAACTCACCCACCTTCCAATCTTGCATGTTTATCCTAAACGTGAGGTCCCAAAGTACTTCTCCCTCATGCTCCATGTAAAATTGAGAGGACTATCAAATTCTTTTGATTCAGAACTCTGTGCACATTAGGGAATAAAATCCTCAAAGATTTCTCACAACACCACTTGTGATTCCAAAAGCTAATTCTTCTCCTATCGCCAACCCTAAAGCTAATATGACCACTGAAATTTTCCACCCCTTCATTATTCTCCTCCACTGCACCCAAATGGAATTGTGATGGCTTTAGTCCTCCATCCCCCTTCCATTGAATTATACTTCTCTACTACTTCCCTCCATCATGCGTGCTCCTCCAAACATAATCTCCATAGTCACTTCCTCAACAAAGCTCTGTTGATACTCTTAAGATCTTTCACCCCAATCCACCCTTTTTTTTGGCATTGTAACAACTTCCCAATTCACCGAGTGGATCTTTTTGGTGTCATCCGCCGTATCTCGTAAGAATTTCCCTGAAGCCTTTCCAATTTTTCCATGACTCTTACTAGTGCTTGCATCAACGGTAAATAGTAAGAAGAGGGATAAAGTGCTCTTAATGAGTACTTCTTTTTCACCCTACTTTTGCCATGCTAGCCTTCTTTTAACCCTACTTATAACATGATTCCATATTACAATATCCTTGTGCGAAGCACCCACATGCAAACCTAAGTAGGTGGTAGGTAAAGACCCTACCTTATAATTGAACACTTGTGCTTACTCATTGATGTTAGCTACCTAGCCCGCTGGTAAAATCTAACACTTACTGTGGATGATTTTGGACCCTGACACAATTTGGAACCACACCAACACCTGCTTCAAGAAAGACAGCTCATGCATATATGAATCAGAAAAAACTAATGTGTCATTGGCAAAGACCAAGTGTGTAACTCTTACACTACATTTCTCCCCGATCAATGCCGTGaagcctctcaaaatcctccacCTACCGCCCTATCCATCATCTTACTCAGAGCTTCCATCACAAGAATCTAAAACATGGCGGATAATAGGTCCTCTTGATTGAGACTTCTCGAACTACAAAAAGCCAAAGGGGCTACCATTAAGAAGAACATAGAATCTAATAGTGGAAATACAACTCTAATCCATCTCCTCCATCTTTCCCCAAAT belongs to Nicotiana tabacum cultivar K326 chromosome 6, ASM71507v2, whole genome shotgun sequence and includes:
- the LOC107800638 gene encoding pre-mRNA-processing protein 40A isoform X1 translates to MANNSHFTAMQPPIPPLAGPQGPHQGAIPSMSLQQFQPMLPPQQAQPYVSGPSQQFQPLGHTNVAMPPQPSQIQFPQSMQQVAGRPVVGGHSMPQGPPTPHDFQRNRPVTPVQAPFQPNLPMSNNHMPGAGGPTLPLSSSYNQVNADSSSSHYQMQIHDHSFPSGGQPWMSTSNHNVNSVTNMQKTGELAAHLAVPEAVYGVDSVETALSDWIEHTSRNGKKYYYNRRTRISSWEKPLELMTEMERADASTDWREFTSPQGKKYYYNKVTRKSKWKMPDEVKLARQSMKVDLVKGLGKERDSISHASDFGSISGVKTSPLSANGSPVSAQGAMSSPIAVAPVSNLPTIVASESSSLSGNISSLTIGAVEMQNSLEPASPAVATSEKNGTAVTLENSVATPVTSSEFPSAQDSVVYEDGVSLENTEEVKKDATVSETGSATPSEEKTVEPGPLVYESKAEAKSAFKILLESANIGSDWTWDQAMRAIINDRRYGALKSLGERKQAFNEYLSHKKKLEAEERRIKQKKAREDFRIMLEECKELAPSTRWSKAISIFEHDERFKAVERAKDREDLFEDYMEELEKKERARALEEQKRNRVEYLEFLKSCDFIKASSQWRKVQDRLEDDERCSCLEKIDRLEIFQEYIRDLEREEEEHRKLRMDEMRKAERKNRDEFRKLMEEHVAAGILNAKTNWRDYCIKVKDLPAYLAVSSNTSGPKAKDLFQDVFDELEKQYLDDKSRIRDAIRMAEIGLTSTWTLEDFKVAISKDISSPPISDTNLKFVFEELLERAREREEKEAKRRKRLADEFYELLHTSKEITASSKWEDCKSIFGDRIMGEESFLLEIFDKFISELKEKAKEKERKRQEDKARKEKERKDREKKKEKHRRDKDRGDKSRKERERTKKDGTDSEKADTYSFEEIKRLGSDRDKKHRKRHMSSFDDNENEKDHSRNSYRHDNDHKKSKQVDQHVWSSEVNSEGQHKKQKRDHRSGSLRDGDNEDHKDGEFGEDGEVR
- the LOC107800638 gene encoding pre-mRNA-processing protein 40A isoform X7 — encoded protein: MANNSHFTAMQPPIPPLAGPQGPHQGAIPSMSLQQFQPMLPPQQAQPYVSGPSQQFQPLGHTNVAMPPQPSQIQFPQSMQQVAGRPVVGGHSMPQGPPTPHDFQRNRPVTPVQAPFQPNLPMSNNHMPGAGGPTLPLSSSYNQEAVYGVDSVETALSDWIEHTSRNGKKYYYNRRTRISSWEKPLELMTEMERADASTDWREFTSPQGKKYYYNKVTRKSKWKMPDEVKLARQSMKVDLVKGLGKERDSISHASDFGSISGVKTSPLSANGSPVSAQGAMSSPIAVAPVSNLPTIVASESSSLSGNISSLTIGAVEMQNSLEPASPAVATSEKNGTAVTLENSVATPVTSSEFPSAQDSVVYEDGVSLENTEEVKKDATVSETGSATPSEEKTVEPGPLVYESKAEAKSAFKILLESANIGSDWTWDQAMRAIINDRRYGALKSLGERKQAFNEYLSHKKKLEAEERRIKQKKAREDFRIMLEECKELAPSTRWSKAISIFEHDERFKAVERAKDREDLFEDYMEELEKKERARALEEQKRNRVEYLEFLKSCDFIKASSQWRKVQDRLEDDERCSCLEKIDRLEIFQEYIRDLEREEEEHRKLRMDEMRKAERKNRDEFRKLMEEHVAAGILNAKTNWRDYCIKVKDLPAYLAVSSNTSGPKAKDLFQDVFDELEKQYLDDKSRIRDAIRMAEIGLTSTWTLEDFKVAISKDISSPPISDTNLKFVFEELLERAREREEKEAKRRKRLADEFYELLHTSKEITASSKWEDCKSIFGDRIMGEESFLLEIFDKFISELKEKAKEKERKRQEDKARKEKERKDREKKKEKHRRDKDRGDKSRKERERTKKDGTDSEKADTYSFEEIKRLGSDRDKKHRKRHMSSFDDNENEKDHSRNSYRHDNDHKKSKQVDQHVWSSEVNSEGQHKKQKRDHRSGSLRDGDNEDHKDGEFGEDGEVR
- the LOC107800638 gene encoding pre-mRNA-processing protein 40A isoform X3, which encodes MANNSHFTAMQPPIPPLAGPQGPHQGAIPSMSLQQFQPMLPPQQAQPYVSGPSQQFQPLGHTNVAMPPQPSQIQFPQSMQQVAGRPVVGGHSMPQGPPTPHDFQRNRPVTPVQAPFQPNLPMSNNHMPGAGGPTLPLSSSYNVNADSSSSHYQMQIHDHSFPSGGQPWMSTSNHNVNSVTNMQKTGELAAHLAVPEAVYGVDSVETALSDWIEHTSRNGKKYYYNRRTRISSWEKPLELMTEMERADASTDWREFTSPQGKKYYYNKVTRKSKWKMPDEVKLARQSMKVDLVKGLGKERDSISHASDFGSISGVKTSPLSANGSPVSAQGAMSSPIAVAPVSNLPTIVASESSSLSGNISSLTIGAVEMQNSLEPASPAVATSEKNGTAVTLENSVATPVTSSEFPSAQDSVVYEDGVSLENTEEVKKDATVSETGSATPSEEKTVEPGPLVYESKAEAKSAFKILLESANIGSDWTWDQAMRAIINDRRYGALKSLGERKQAFNEYLSHKKKLEAEERRIKQKKAREDFRIMLEECKELAPSTRWSKAISIFEHDERFKAVERAKDREDLFEDYMEELEKKERARALEEQKRNRVEYLEFLKSCDFIKASSQWRKVQDRLEDDERCSCLEKIDRLEIFQEYIRDLEREEEEHRKLRMDEMRKAERKNRDEFRKLMEEHVAAGILNAKTNWRDYCIKVKDLPAYLAVSSNTSGPKAKDLFQDVFDELEKQYLDDKSRIRDAIRMAEIGLTSTWTLEDFKVAISKDISSPPISDTNLKFVFEELLERAREREEKEAKRRKRLADEFYELLHTSKEITASSKWEDCKSIFGDRIMGEESFLLEIFDKFISELKEKAKEKERKRQEDKARKEKERKDREKKKEKHRRDKDRGDKSRKERERTKKDGTDSEKADTYSFEEIKRLGSDRDKKHRKRHMSSFDDNENEKDHSRNSYRHDNDHKKSKQVDQHVWSSEVNSEGQHKKQKRDHRSGSLRDGDNEDHKDGEFGEDGEVR